Part of the Halopenitus persicus genome is shown below.
GAGACCGTCGCCGAGCTGTCGAACGGCGTCGAGGTCACGATGCGGCAGGAGTGGCCCGTCCGCGAGGCGCGGCCCACGGTCGAGAAGCGCACGCCCCGACAGCCGCTCGTCTCGGGGCAGCGCATTCTCGACGGCCTCTTCCCGATCGCGAAGGGCGGGACGGCCGCGATTCCGGGTCCGTTCGGGTCCGGAAAGACGGTCACCCAGCACCAGCTCGCCAAGTACGCGGACGCGGACATCATCGTCTACGTCGGTTGCGGCGAGCGGGGCAACGAGATGACCGAGGTCATCGAGGACTTCCCCGAGCTGGAGGACCCGGCCAACGGCAACCCGCTGATGGCCCGGACCTCGCTCATCGCCAACACGTCGAACATGCCGGTCGCGGCGCGTGAGTCCTGCATCTACACGGGAATCACGATCGCGGAGTACTACCGCGATATGGGCTACGACGTCGCGCTGATGGCCGACTCCACCTCGCGGTGGGCGGAGGCGATGCGCGAGATCTCCTCCCGGCTCGAGGAGATGCCCGGCGAGGAGGGGTATCCCGCGTACCTCGCCGCGCGGCTCGCGCAGTTCTACGAGCGCGCCGGCTACTTCGAGAACATCAACGGGACGGAGGGGTCCGTCTCCGCGATCGGCGCGGTCAGCCCCCCCGGCGGCGACTTCTCCGAGCCGGTCACACAGAACACGCTGCGCATCGTGAAGACGTTCTGGGCGCTCGATGCGGACCTGGCCGAGCGCCGGCACTTCCCGTCGATCAACTGGAACGAGTCCTACTCGCTGTACAAGGACCAGCTCGACCCCTGGTTCCAGGAGGAGGTCGCCGAGGACTGGCCCGACAAGCGCCAGTGGGCGGTCGACGTCCTCGACGAGGAGACCGAGCTGCAGGAGATCGTCCAGCTCGTCGGCAAGGACGCGCTCCCGGAGGACCAGCAGCTGACCCTCGAGGTCGCGCGCTACCTCCGCGAGGCGTACCTCCAGCAGAACGCCTTCCACCCGGTCGACACCTACTGTCCGCCGGAGAAGACGTACCTCATGTTGACGACGATCGAGACGTTCAACGACGAGGCGTTCGCGGCGCTTGAAGCGGGCGTTCCGGTCGAGGAGATCATCGACACCGACGCCGCTCCGAAGATCAACCGGATCGGCGTCCAGGAGGACTACGAGGAGTACATCGAGGACCTCAAAGCCGAGATCACTGAGGAACTCCGGAGTCTCTACTAACAATGAAAGAGTACCAAACCATCACCGAGATCAGCGGCCCGCTGGTGTACGCCGAGGTCGACGAGGCGATCGGGTACGACGAGATCGTCGAGATCGAGACGGCCCAGGGCGACACCCTGCGCGGCCAGGTGCTCGAATCCTCGGAGGGCCTCGTGGCCATCCAGGTGTTCGAGGGCACGAGCGGCATCGACCAGAACGCGTCGGTTCGGTTCCTCGGCGAGACGATGAAGATGCCCGTCACCGAGGACCTCCTCGGGCGCGTGCTCGACGGGTCGGGCCGGCCGATCGACGGCGGCCCGGAGATCGTCCCCGACGAACGACAGGACATCGTCGGCGCGGCGATCAACCCCTACTCCCGGGAGTACCCCGAGGAGTTCATCGAGACGGGCGTTTCCGCCATCGACGGGATGAACACGCTCGTCCGCGGCCAGAAGCTGCCGATCTTCTCCAGCTCCGGCCAGCCGCACAGCGAGCTGGCGATGCAGATCGCCCGACAGGCCAGCGTGCCCGAGGACGAGAGCGCCGAGGAGGAGGAGAGCTCCGAGTTCGCCGTCATCTTCGGCGCGATGGGGATCACCCAGGAGGAGGCCAACGAGTTCATGCAGGACTTCGAGCGCACCGGCGCGCTCGAGCGGTCGGTCGTCTTCATGAACCTCGCGGACGACCCCGCCGTCGAGCGGACGGTCACCCCGCGGATGGTCCTGACGACCGCCGAGTACCTCGCCTTCGAGAAGGACTACCACGTCCTCGTCATCCTGACGGACATGACCAACTACTGCGAGGCGCTCCGCGAGATCGGCGCGGCTCGTGAGGAGGTTCCGGGCCGGCGTGGCTATCCCGGATACATGTACACCGACCTGGCGCAGCTCTACGAGCGTGCCGGCCGGATCGAGGGCCGTGAGGGGTCGGTCACGCAGATCCCGATCCTCACGATGCCGGGCGACGACGACACGCACCCGATCCCGGACCTGACCGGCTACATCACGGAGGGTCAGATCTACGTCGACCCCGACCTCAACAGCCAGGGACTCGAGCCCCCGGTGAACGTCCTGCCCAGCCTCTCGCGGCTGATGGACGACGGCATCGGCGAGGGGCTCACCCGCGAGGACCACGGCGACGTCTCCGACCAGATGTACGCCGCCTACGCGGAGGGCGAGGACCTCCGCGATCTGGTGAACATCGTCGGTCGCGAGGCGCTCTCCGAGCGCGACAACAAGTACCTCGACTTCGCGGACGCCTTCGAGACGGAGTTCGTCGACCAGGGCTTCGACCAGAACCGCGATCTCGAGGAGACGCTGGAGATCGGCTGGGACCTCCTCTCGATGCTGCCGAAGGAGGAGCTCAACCGCGTCGACGAGGAGTTCATCGAGACGTACTACCGCGAGGACGACTCCGAGCGGCAGGTCGTCGAAGCCGCGGATTGAGGCTGCGGTCGGACGCTGTGTTTTCCCGGGGTCCCGATCTCGATTCAGTCGAGCGCCCAGCGGCGCGAGACGTCCCGTTCGGTCCCCCGACACGCGCTTTCGCGTGTCGGTCGACGCCTCCTCGCGTCGGCGTTCGATCCGTGCCGCTACGGCCCGAACAGACAACTATTAACCTCCTCCGGGAGCTACGATCCGCCAACAGATGGCCAAGGACGTCAAACCCACTCGGAAGAACCTGATGGCGATCGAGGATCGCATCGAGCTCTCCGAGCGGGGTCACGACACCCTCGAACAGAAGCGGGACGGCCTCATCATGGAGTTCATGGACATCCTCGACCAGGCGCAGGACGTCCGCTCCGATCTGAGCGACGACTACGAGACTGCCCAGCGAAAGATCGATATGGCTCGTGCCATGGAGGGCGACGTGGCGGT
Proteins encoded:
- a CDS encoding ATP synthase subunit A gives rise to the protein MSKAESTETTDNGVIQSVSGPVVSARDLDARMNDVVYVGDEGLMGEVIEIEGNTTTIQVYEETSGVGPGEPVENTGEPLSVDLGPGMLDAIYDGVQRPLDVLEGKMDSPYLDRGVDAPGIDLEDEWEFEPTVEAGDEVARGDVVGVVEETVTIDHKVMVPPDALEEGETAEVVAVESGSFDVTETVAELSNGVEVTMRQEWPVREARPTVEKRTPRQPLVSGQRILDGLFPIAKGGTAAIPGPFGSGKTVTQHQLAKYADADIIVYVGCGERGNEMTEVIEDFPELEDPANGNPLMARTSLIANTSNMPVAARESCIYTGITIAEYYRDMGYDVALMADSTSRWAEAMREISSRLEEMPGEEGYPAYLAARLAQFYERAGYFENINGTEGSVSAIGAVSPPGGDFSEPVTQNTLRIVKTFWALDADLAERRHFPSINWNESYSLYKDQLDPWFQEEVAEDWPDKRQWAVDVLDEETELQEIVQLVGKDALPEDQQLTLEVARYLREAYLQQNAFHPVDTYCPPEKTYLMLTTIETFNDEAFAALEAGVPVEEIIDTDAAPKINRIGVQEDYEEYIEDLKAEITEELRSLY
- a CDS encoding V-type ATP synthase subunit B, which produces MKEYQTITEISGPLVYAEVDEAIGYDEIVEIETAQGDTLRGQVLESSEGLVAIQVFEGTSGIDQNASVRFLGETMKMPVTEDLLGRVLDGSGRPIDGGPEIVPDERQDIVGAAINPYSREYPEEFIETGVSAIDGMNTLVRGQKLPIFSSSGQPHSELAMQIARQASVPEDESAEEEESSEFAVIFGAMGITQEEANEFMQDFERTGALERSVVFMNLADDPAVERTVTPRMVLTTAEYLAFEKDYHVLVILTDMTNYCEALREIGAAREEVPGRRGYPGYMYTDLAQLYERAGRIEGREGSVTQIPILTMPGDDDTHPIPDLTGYITEGQIYVDPDLNSQGLEPPVNVLPSLSRLMDDGIGEGLTREDHGDVSDQMYAAYAEGEDLRDLVNIVGREALSERDNKYLDFADAFETEFVDQGFDQNRDLEETLEIGWDLLSMLPKEELNRVDEEFIETYYREDDSERQVVEAAD